Proteins from one Dermacentor variabilis isolate Ectoservices chromosome 1, ASM5094787v1, whole genome shotgun sequence genomic window:
- the LOC142591732 gene encoding uncharacterized protein LOC142591732 encodes MLARYLHSRSSSLRNTDTRSTMRPLVVLSLCLLALVGFSRAGDVQQVATGPRRTGLQDGANCQNNDQCLSRCCLKVFHGDGAGSPGECRPSAGPGERCSYEQVKGGANVNYCPCRVGICGDDDICPSEDTSAEGDHH; translated from the exons ATGCTGGCACGCTACCTTCACTCTCGTTCTTCCTCCCTGCGCAACACCGACACGCGTTCCACGATGAGGCCGCTCGTTGTGCTCTCGCTCTGCTTGCTGGCGCTGGTCGGCTTCTCTCGGGCCGGAGACGTGCAGCAGGTCGCCACGGGACCCCGACGCACC GGTCTGCAAGACGGCGCCAACTGCCAGAACAACGACCAGTGCCTGTCCCGATGCTGCCTCAAGGTGTTCCACGGTGACGGCGCGGGCAGCCCCGGTGAATGCCGCCCGTCTGCGGGTCCCGGAGAACGCTGCAGCTACGAGCAGGTCAAAGGAGGCGCCAACGTCAACTACTGCCCCTGCCGCGTCG GTATTTGCGGGGACGACGACATCTGCCCCAGCGAGGACACCAGCGCCGAGGGCGATCACCACTGA